The genome window CCCCACGCGAAAGCGAGCCAGGACAAAAGGCAAGATGCTCTGAAAGTACGCCGCGGGAGCCCACTTCTCGCTGCTAACGAATCTCCACAGCCGCTTGAATATGACCGGGTCGCTCTCCACATGCACCCAACCCCACCGCCGCCGCGTGCCGCGAACACGCGGCGGTCGCTTTTCTCTCACCGTCGTTCCCTGTCATGTTCTTCCTCCTTTTCTTGCTCAAGTGCTCCACCAGCGCGGCGCGAATCACGTCGCTATGGGATCGAAACCCAGGCGCGCGGCGCGCTTGCTCAAGCTCCGCGGTGAAACCAGCCGGAACACAAAAAGATAATGTCCGCTCCAGATTTTGCTTCCCTCTCATCACGAACCTCTCGTCTAATGCGTTGCGTGCTAGACATCATTTTGCCAAAGTCGCGCTCCCATGTCAACCACAAAATTTACCGATATTGTCATGCTCCCTTGCTTGCTATCCAGCGTGCCTATCCCCCTGCAGGAATTTTCCTGTGTGTCTTACGCGTAGGACGCCCTTGTGGTACAATGGAGCCAGCCCAAGGGAGCGTGTAACCCAGTTATCATGAGCGTTGTACCATCCCCACCCTGTATGCTATACTATCCCCAGCCAGGTTGGGGATGGAACCCATTTGCCTGATGCGGAACGCACAAAGCCCCCAGACTGCTCACCTGGGGGCCTTACGGGGCGCTCTATGCCGCCAAAAGGCACGTGGGCATATCAGAGAAAAAAACCTTGTAACGAAATTCAGGGCCTTGTAGGGCCTCTGAATGCGTCTTGTGGCCATCCTAGCGCGCTCCTATCGCCCTCTGCAGAACCTCCGCGGCCTCCCTGTCGGAGCGGTTCAGTGCATGGGCGTACACGCTCATGGTGACCTGGGGCGTGGCATGGCCAAGGCGCTGGGCCACCTGGGGCACCGGTAGGCCAGCCTCCAGCAGGAGCGATGCATGCAGGTGGCGCAGTCCGTGAGGGGTCATGCGCGGCAGTCCCAGACGCTCACACTCCCTGCGCAGGGCATGCTGGACAGTGCTCTGGCATAGGGGCTGCCCCCGCTCCCCCGTGAAGACCAGCCCCGTGCCCTCCCACGCTGGGCCTGCCTGCAGGCGCAGTTGGGCCTGTATGCGCTTCTGTTTGCGGAGGGCATGCAGGGCCTCCTGGGGGAGGGCGATAGTGCGCACGCCGGCGCGGGTCTTGGGGTCGCTCTCCACCCACTCCCCAGCAATGCGGTGCAGGGAACGTCGGATCGTCACCGTGCCCGCGTTCATGTCCACGTCATCCCACTGCAGGGCCAGCAGTTCCCCCAGCCTGGCACCGGTGGTCACCGCCAGGACAAAGAGGGGATACAGCCAATGGTCATGAATGCCCTCCAGGAAGGCGCGCAGTTGCTCATGCGTCCACAGCTCCCTGCGGGCAGGCGTACGGCGGGGCCTGATAACGCGGTCGCAGGGGTTTTCCATCAGCCAGCCCCACATCACGCCCAGCTTACAGGCGCGGTGCAGTAGGACGTACACCAGTTGGGCAGTGCGGGCCTTGCTGGCCTTCTGGAGGGCGTTTATCAGCCTCTGGACGTGGGAGGGGTCAGCTTGCAGAGGCGTGTCTTGCCCAGGGCGGGCAGGATATGGCGCTCGCAGGTCTGGCGGTAGTCATTCAGCGTGCGGGGTTTCAGCGTCGGTTCGCAGGTCTCCAGCCAGGCCTGTATCAGGTCAGCGACGGTGCGCTTGCTGTCGGGGAGCTCCCCCTGGCGCTCCGCCCATTCCTTGAGGGCCTTCAGCCTCTGGGCCACCTCCTGGCGGGCGCGCCCGTACACCGTGCGTCGGTGCC of Anaerolineae bacterium contains these proteins:
- a CDS encoding site-specific integrase — protein: MYVLLHRACKLGVMWGWLMENPCDRVIRPRRTPARRELWTHEQLRAFLEGIHDHWLYPLFVLAVTTGARLGELLALQWDDVDMNAGTVTIRRSLHRIAGEWVESDPKTRAGVRTIALPQEALHALRKQKRIQAQLRLQAGPAWEGTGLVFTGERGQPLCQSTVQHALRRECERLGLPRMTPHGLRHLHASLLLEAGLPVPQVAQRLGHATPQVTMSVYAHALNRSDREAAEVLQRAIGAR